A genome region from Geoalkalibacter ferrihydriticus DSM 17813 includes the following:
- a CDS encoding NAD(P)H-quinone oxidoreductase, with protein MKAVLLDGFGGVDVLKVGEADRPSPKEGEVLIKVVATSINRPDLVQREGKYPPPPGDSEILGLEVAGTIEEIGSGVNGWKKGERVMTLVGGGGYAEYAVAYASHLMRIPESLSFEEAACVCESYITAFLNVFMLGELRDGQTAILHGGGGGVNTAGIQLSKALTPATKLIITAHPSKMERVKELGADLVIDFTQTPDFTDVVKEFTSKKGVNLILDHVGAKYLAPNMNSLGYTGRLVIIGVISGIKAELNLALMMVKRQQIIGSVLRSRPVAEKAEIVAEFTRRALPKFADRSIVPIIEKVFPLDQVVEAHRMMEEDRHFGKIVLKIQ; from the coding sequence ATGAAAGCTGTTTTACTTGATGGTTTTGGTGGCGTTGACGTACTTAAGGTCGGCGAGGCGGATCGCCCATCCCCCAAAGAGGGAGAGGTTCTGATCAAGGTCGTCGCCACCTCCATCAACCGCCCCGACCTGGTGCAGCGCGAGGGAAAATATCCGCCCCCGCCGGGTGATTCGGAAATTCTCGGACTGGAAGTTGCGGGCACCATTGAAGAAATCGGGTCCGGCGTGAACGGCTGGAAGAAGGGTGAGCGGGTCATGACCCTGGTCGGCGGCGGCGGCTACGCCGAATACGCCGTGGCCTATGCCAGCCACCTTATGCGCATTCCCGAGAGCCTGAGCTTTGAAGAGGCGGCATGCGTGTGCGAATCCTACATCACCGCTTTTCTCAACGTCTTTATGCTCGGAGAATTGCGTGACGGCCAAACCGCCATCCTGCATGGCGGCGGAGGCGGGGTGAACACCGCCGGCATTCAACTGTCCAAGGCACTTACCCCGGCCACAAAGTTGATAATCACCGCGCATCCCAGCAAAATGGAACGCGTCAAGGAATTGGGGGCGGATCTGGTCATTGATTTTACCCAGACGCCCGACTTCACCGACGTCGTCAAGGAGTTCACCAGCAAGAAAGGCGTCAACCTGATTCTCGACCACGTCGGCGCCAAGTACCTGGCGCCCAACATGAATTCGCTGGGCTACACCGGCCGTCTGGTGATTATCGGGGTGATCAGCGGCATCAAGGCCGAACTCAATCTGGCACTGATGATGGTCAAACGCCAGCAGATCATCGGCTCGGTGTTGCGCTCGCGCCCCGTTGCCGAAAAAGCGGAGATCGTCGCTGAATTCACCCGCCGCGCCCTGCCCAAATTCGCCGATCGCAGCATTGTGCCCATTATCGAAAAAGTCTTTCCCCTTGATCAGGTGGTGGAAGCACACCGCATGATGGAAGAAGACCGTCACTTCGGCAAGATCGTCCTGAAGATCCAATAA
- the gdhA gene encoding NADP-specific glutamate dehydrogenase, translating into MTIPLDEKVEPIFQEVLQRNPGETEFHQAVREVLECLGPVLVKHPEFTHHKIIERICEPERQIIFRVPWSDDKGRDQINRGFRVEFNSALGPFKGGLRFHPSVYLGIVKFLGFEQIFKNSLTGLPIGGGKGGSDFDPKGKSDGEIMRFCQSFMTELYRHLGEYTDVPAGDIGVGGREIGYMFGQYKRITNRYELGVLTGKGLDWGGSLVRTEATGYGATFFVQEMLKARGDSLEGKTCVVSGSGNVAIYTIEKIHQLGGKVVACSDSGGYIYHEAGIDLELVQQLKEIERRRIKDYINYHKDAKFVEAGNIWKVPCQVAMPSATQNEINGKDAKTLVQNGCIAIGEGANMPTTPEGVRIFLQAEIAYGPGKAANAGGVATSALEMQQNASRDSWTFEYTEERLQHIMKNIHDTCYETAEEYGTPGNYVNGANIAGFIKVAKAMVALGLV; encoded by the coding sequence ATGACCATTCCATTGGATGAAAAAGTTGAGCCGATTTTTCAGGAAGTGTTGCAGCGCAACCCTGGTGAAACCGAGTTCCATCAAGCTGTTCGTGAAGTTCTTGAGTGTCTTGGGCCGGTGCTGGTCAAGCACCCCGAGTTCACCCACCATAAAATCATCGAGCGCATCTGCGAACCTGAGCGGCAGATCATTTTCCGCGTGCCCTGGTCGGATGACAAGGGTCGGGATCAAATCAACCGTGGTTTTCGCGTAGAGTTTAACAGCGCGCTTGGGCCCTTCAAGGGCGGTCTGCGCTTCCATCCTTCGGTTTATCTGGGGATTGTCAAGTTTCTCGGGTTCGAGCAAATCTTCAAGAACAGCCTGACCGGATTGCCCATCGGTGGCGGCAAGGGCGGTTCAGACTTTGATCCCAAGGGCAAGTCCGATGGCGAAATCATGCGTTTTTGCCAGAGCTTCATGACTGAACTTTATCGCCATCTGGGCGAATACACGGACGTGCCGGCCGGTGATATCGGCGTCGGCGGACGTGAAATCGGTTACATGTTCGGCCAGTACAAGCGCATCACCAACCGCTATGAACTCGGCGTTTTGACCGGCAAGGGCCTTGACTGGGGCGGCTCCCTGGTCCGTACCGAAGCCACCGGCTACGGCGCGACCTTCTTCGTGCAGGAAATGCTCAAAGCGCGGGGCGACTCTCTGGAAGGCAAGACTTGCGTGGTGTCGGGTTCGGGCAACGTCGCCATTTACACCATCGAGAAGATTCATCAGCTGGGTGGCAAGGTGGTGGCCTGTTCCGATTCCGGTGGCTACATCTATCATGAAGCCGGCATTGATCTGGAACTGGTTCAACAACTCAAGGAAATCGAGCGGCGCCGCATCAAGGACTACATCAATTATCACAAGGATGCCAAATTCGTCGAAGCGGGCAACATCTGGAAGGTACCCTGTCAAGTGGCCATGCCTTCGGCAACGCAGAACGAAATCAACGGCAAGGATGCCAAGACTCTGGTGCAAAATGGCTGTATCGCCATCGGCGAAGGGGCCAACATGCCTACCACGCCCGAAGGGGTGCGCATCTTTCTGCAGGCGGAAATCGCCTACGGACCGGGCAAGGCCGCCAATGCCGGCGGAGTGGCGACCAGCGCTCTGGAAATGCAGCAAAACGCCAGCCGCGACTCCTGGACCTTTGAATACACCGAGGAGCGCCTGCAGCATATCATGAAGAACATTCATGACACCTGCTATGAAACCGCCGAAGAATACGGGACTCCCGGCAACTACGTCAACGGCGCCAACATTGCCGGTTTCATCAAGGTGGCCAAGGCCATGGTGGCGTTGGGCCTGGTTTAA
- a CDS encoding response regulator, protein MKKVLVVDDQLPVRRLVEMTLETRGVKVLHAESGEAGIELARTKRPDLIIMDIMMPGGMDGFDAVRVLRAQPENRDCPIIMLTANDQKPERTKAFAAGVDDYLAKPFKLRDLLTKVERLLDTTPAKG, encoded by the coding sequence ATGAAAAAAGTTCTGGTTGTCGACGATCAATTGCCCGTGCGCAGGCTGGTCGAAATGACTCTTGAAACCCGTGGAGTTAAGGTCCTGCATGCCGAGAGCGGCGAAGCAGGCATAGAACTGGCGCGCACCAAGCGTCCCGATCTGATTATCATGGATATTATGATGCCCGGCGGCATGGATGGCTTTGACGCCGTCAGGGTCTTGCGCGCCCAGCCCGAAAACCGGGACTGTCCCATCATCATGCTCACCGCCAACGATCAGAAGCCCGAACGCACCAAGGCGTTCGCGGCGGGAGTCGACGACTATCTCGCCAAGCCCTTTAAGCTGAGAGATTTGCTGACCAAAGTCGAGCGGCTTCTCGACACCACGCCCGCCAAAGGTTGA
- a CDS encoding sensor histidine kinase: MKFWRKLFNPFIALVAIQLAWLLVVLVWIRWFVSSHQRLRELAEKYSPELLHGTIDWVLLAEGLVLLVLILGGVYVIFIYWRRQAALYREQKKFISQVTHELKSPLASLQLHLETIRLRHPSPEQLEGFVSTMLADTQRLHGLINNLLTANRLELKAPRLALRKADLSVFIRKYFDQQGPTLPPDTRLNLELQEGLVSRFEAESLEVVLRNLLENALFYSDPPADISVRLSGDKHHCRLIISDRGRGLAPQEQKKVFRIFYRANRGSERVPGTGLGLFIARAIIRRHRGKIWLNSPGPGQGTSVHIQLPRVLENL; this comes from the coding sequence ATGAAATTCTGGCGCAAGCTCTTCAATCCCTTCATCGCCTTGGTTGCCATTCAGCTCGCCTGGCTGCTGGTGGTGCTGGTGTGGATCCGCTGGTTCGTCAGCAGCCACCAGAGACTGCGTGAACTGGCGGAGAAATACAGCCCGGAACTGCTGCACGGCACCATCGACTGGGTACTTCTGGCTGAAGGATTGGTATTGCTGGTGCTGATCCTCGGCGGCGTCTATGTGATCTTCATCTACTGGCGTCGTCAGGCGGCGCTGTACCGCGAGCAGAAAAAATTCATCTCCCAGGTGACCCACGAGCTGAAATCACCGCTGGCTTCCCTGCAACTGCATCTGGAAACAATCCGCCTGCGCCACCCCTCTCCCGAGCAGCTGGAGGGCTTTGTTTCGACCATGCTCGCCGATACCCAGCGCCTCCATGGACTCATCAACAACCTGCTCACCGCCAACCGCCTGGAGCTCAAAGCGCCGCGTCTGGCCTTGCGCAAGGCTGATCTTTCGGTTTTTATCAGAAAGTATTTCGATCAGCAGGGTCCGACCTTGCCGCCCGACACACGCCTGAACCTGGAATTGCAGGAGGGTCTGGTCAGCCGCTTTGAAGCCGAATCCCTGGAAGTTGTGCTGCGCAATCTGTTGGAAAATGCTCTGTTTTACAGCGATCCTCCAGCAGACATCAGTGTCCGATTGAGCGGCGACAAACATCACTGCCGGCTCATCATCAGCGATAGGGGACGCGGACTTGCGCCGCAGGAGCAAAAAAAGGTCTTTCGCATCTTCTACCGCGCAAACCGCGGCAGCGAAAGGGTGCCGGGCACGGGCCTCGGACTCTTTATCGCGCGCGCCATCATCCGCCGCCACCGCGGCAAAATCTGGCTCAACAGCCCGGGCCCCGGCCAGGGAACCAGCGTCCACATCCAGTTGCCGCGTGTCCTGGAGAACCTATGA
- a CDS encoding NAD(P)/FAD-dependent oxidoreductase, whose translation MKKDILEKGAIIQRDKETYAIAPHIPGGITSPAQLRKIAEVAEMFQAQALKITSAQRIAIVGFDEKHIDNMWEQLGEKPGAAIGLCIRSVKICPGTTYCKRGQQDSVKVGLEMDERYHGMELPWKFKMGVSGCINDCGEGCIKDVALIGTPKGWNVMVGGNGGAQPRLSHKLVEQVPTDEEALALVDHIVNWFKKQNRRCRLGKFVEEMGIDAFREEVLRDFNA comes from the coding sequence ATGAAAAAAGATATTCTTGAAAAAGGCGCGATCATTCAGCGCGATAAGGAAACCTATGCCATTGCCCCCCATATTCCGGGAGGGATCACCAGCCCCGCCCAGTTGCGGAAAATCGCCGAAGTTGCGGAAATGTTCCAGGCCCAGGCGCTCAAAATCACCAGCGCCCAGCGTATCGCCATTGTCGGGTTCGACGAGAAACATATCGACAACATGTGGGAACAACTCGGCGAAAAACCTGGCGCCGCCATCGGCCTGTGCATCCGCTCGGTCAAGATTTGTCCCGGCACAACCTACTGCAAGCGCGGGCAGCAGGATTCCGTGAAGGTGGGGCTGGAGATGGATGAAAGGTATCACGGCATGGAGTTGCCGTGGAAGTTCAAGATGGGCGTATCCGGCTGCATCAATGACTGCGGGGAAGGCTGCATCAAAGACGTGGCGCTGATCGGCACGCCCAAGGGCTGGAATGTCATGGTCGGGGGCAACGGCGGCGCTCAACCGCGCCTCTCCCACAAACTGGTGGAGCAGGTGCCCACGGATGAAGAGGCCCTGGCTCTGGTGGATCACATCGTCAACTGGTTCAAAAAGCAGAATCGGCGTTGCCGCCTCGGTAAGTTTGTCGAGGAGATGGGAATTGATGCGTTTCGCGAAGAGGTGCTGCGCGATTTTAACGCCTGA
- a CDS encoding response regulator transcription factor, translated as MSKQESPPYRILLVEDERHIAQGLVFNLRHEGYVVTHVETGEQALLALDQAPYDLLVLDLMLPGISGLEVCRLCREIYPHLAILILTALGDERDRIAGLAEGADDYLTKPFNLEEFLLRVKAILRRVERKHGDSIQARIYAFGDNQVDLQGAQAQTLHGTIDLTELEVKMLEMFFAREKELVTRQELLQKVWGMAPDTETRTLDNFIVRLRKYFEKNPARPVHFRTVRGRGYRFFRE; from the coding sequence ATGAGCAAGCAAGAGTCGCCACCCTACCGCATCCTGCTCGTCGAGGATGAACGCCACATCGCCCAAGGCCTGGTGTTCAATCTGCGACACGAAGGATATGTCGTCACCCATGTAGAAACGGGCGAGCAGGCACTGCTCGCTTTGGACCAGGCGCCCTACGATTTGCTGGTCCTTGACCTGATGCTTCCCGGGATCTCGGGACTTGAGGTCTGCCGCCTCTGTCGCGAGATCTACCCTCACCTTGCGATCCTCATACTGACCGCTCTGGGCGATGAGCGCGACCGCATTGCCGGACTGGCTGAAGGCGCCGACGATTATCTTACCAAGCCTTTCAATCTTGAGGAATTCCTCTTGCGGGTCAAAGCCATCCTGCGCCGGGTGGAGCGCAAGCACGGAGACAGCATCCAAGCGCGCATCTACGCCTTCGGCGACAACCAGGTGGATTTGCAGGGCGCCCAGGCGCAAACGCTGCATGGCACCATTGATCTGACCGAACTGGAAGTGAAAATGCTGGAGATGTTTTTCGCACGGGAAAAAGAATTGGTCACGCGACAGGAATTATTGCAGAAGGTCTGGGGCATGGCGCCCGATACGGAGACCCGCACCCTGGATAATTTCATCGTGCGGCTGCGCAAATACTTCGAAAAAAACCCCGCCCGCCCCGTGCACTTTCGCACCGTGCGCGGGCGGGGTTATCGTTTTTTTCGTGAGTAA
- a CDS encoding NAD(P)H-dependent flavin oxidoreductase translates to MTKSLTIGKHTVPYPLLQGGMGVRVSGGSLAGHVARCGGVGIVATAGIGINSSYYQENNYFPANAQALRDEIRKAYEIAPDGVVGTNCMVAVSDFDDLVRISCEAGAKVIVCGAGLPLNLPALTADYPDVALVPIVSSLKAAQLIARKWKKSFDRLPDAVVVEDPDTAGGHLGEKLENIGTGQYDQYATVRGVKAYFREAFDAEVPVIAAGGIWDRADVLHALEQGADGVQMASRFVCTEECDADLAYKQAYLNCRSEDIGLVMSPAGLPGRAIRANIDNVRQRDLDHGVICPSGCLKKCTYKEGQERFCIVHALDRAQRGDVDTGLVFCGTNAWKADRITTVQAIFNELFDLAVSVPAEGSEQAANG, encoded by the coding sequence ATGACTAAATCCCTGACCATCGGCAAGCACACCGTTCCCTATCCTCTATTACAGGGCGGGATGGGTGTGCGCGTTTCCGGCGGCAGCCTCGCCGGTCATGTGGCCCGTTGCGGCGGCGTCGGCATCGTCGCCACCGCGGGCATCGGGATCAATAGCTCCTATTACCAGGAAAACAATTATTTCCCCGCCAATGCCCAGGCCCTGCGCGACGAAATCCGCAAGGCCTACGAAATCGCTCCCGACGGCGTGGTCGGCACCAATTGCATGGTCGCGGTGAGCGATTTCGATGATCTGGTGCGGATTTCCTGCGAAGCCGGTGCAAAAGTCATCGTCTGCGGCGCCGGCTTGCCGCTCAACCTGCCGGCACTGACCGCCGACTACCCCGATGTGGCTCTGGTGCCCATCGTCTCATCTCTTAAGGCGGCGCAGCTGATCGCCCGCAAATGGAAGAAGAGTTTTGATCGGCTGCCCGATGCGGTCGTGGTGGAAGATCCCGATACCGCCGGCGGTCACTTGGGCGAGAAGCTGGAGAACATCGGTACCGGACAGTACGACCAGTATGCCACGGTGCGGGGCGTCAAGGCTTATTTCCGCGAAGCTTTCGATGCCGAAGTGCCGGTGATTGCCGCCGGCGGCATCTGGGACCGCGCAGATGTGCTCCATGCCCTGGAACAGGGCGCCGACGGCGTGCAGATGGCGAGTCGTTTCGTGTGCACCGAAGAATGCGATGCCGACCTTGCCTACAAGCAGGCCTATCTCAACTGCCGGTCCGAGGATATCGGCCTGGTCATGAGCCCCGCCGGTTTGCCCGGACGAGCGATTCGCGCCAATATCGACAACGTCCGGCAGCGCGATCTCGACCACGGCGTGATTTGCCCTTCGGGCTGCCTCAAGAAATGCACTTATAAAGAAGGGCAGGAACGCTTCTGCATCGTCCACGCTCTGGATCGTGCCCAGCGTGGCGACGTCGACACCGGCCTGGTTTTTTGCGGCACCAATGCCTGGAAGGCCGACCGCATCACCACGGTGCAGGCGATTTTCAATGAACTTTTCGACCTGGCCGTAAGTGTGCCGGCTGAGGGTTCGGAGCAAGCGGCCAACGGTTGA
- a CDS encoding murein transglycosylase A, whose amino-acid sequence MFFQRWIVISGLLGLLGGCLHAPADIAPTEPRAVREVTTYDRLEGWAEGDPRPGFEVFRNSCRAIGGREPWRDVCAAAAEIDGGDRTAVLRFFHTHFLPHRLQKPDGDSSGLITGYYVPNLRGSRTPSQRYAWPLYGPPDDMLRIDMRDLHPALSDYQLRGRVEGRRVVPYYTRAEIEAGKGALAGRELFWVDDPVELFFLHIQGSGRIHLESGEGIMVNYADMNGHPYTSIGRLLLERGAMTRDQMSMQNIRAWARDNPESTQPLLNENPRYIFFRELPGEVENPPGALGVPLTPRYSLAVDPRFVPLGAPVFLATAWPMEERALRRLMGAQDTGGAIKGEVRADFYWGLGEEGGHYAGRMRQQGQMWVLLPRTAGAGD is encoded by the coding sequence ATGTTTTTTCAGCGATGGATAGTGATTTCCGGCCTGCTCGGTCTGCTCGGCGGGTGCCTGCATGCACCGGCCGACATCGCGCCCACGGAGCCACGGGCGGTGCGCGAAGTCACCACCTATGACCGTCTGGAAGGCTGGGCGGAAGGTGACCCGCGCCCGGGTTTCGAGGTGTTCCGCAATAGTTGCCGGGCCATCGGTGGCCGCGAACCCTGGCGAGACGTATGCGCGGCGGCTGCGGAGATCGATGGCGGGGACCGCACGGCGGTGCTGCGATTTTTTCACACCCATTTTTTGCCGCACCGGCTGCAAAAACCCGACGGCGACTCCTCCGGCTTGATTACCGGCTATTATGTGCCCAATCTGCGCGGCAGTCGCACGCCATCGCAGCGCTACGCCTGGCCTTTATATGGGCCGCCCGACGACATGCTGAGAATCGACATGCGTGACCTACACCCTGCCTTGAGCGACTATCAGCTGCGTGGCCGGGTCGAGGGGCGTCGCGTCGTGCCCTATTACACGCGCGCCGAAATCGAGGCGGGCAAGGGCGCGCTGGCGGGTCGTGAACTATTCTGGGTGGACGATCCCGTGGAGCTTTTCTTTCTGCATATTCAGGGCTCGGGGCGCATCCATCTTGAAAGCGGCGAGGGGATCATGGTCAACTACGCCGACATGAACGGTCATCCTTATACATCCATCGGCCGTTTGCTTCTGGAGCGCGGCGCCATGACCCGCGACCAGATGTCCATGCAGAATATCCGCGCCTGGGCGCGCGACAATCCCGAGAGCACCCAGCCACTGCTCAACGAGAATCCACGCTATATCTTTTTCCGCGAATTGCCGGGCGAGGTGGAAAATCCCCCCGGCGCCCTGGGAGTTCCGCTGACACCGCGTTACAGTCTGGCTGTCGATCCGCGGTTCGTGCCTCTGGGGGCGCCGGTTTTTCTGGCCACCGCCTGGCCCATGGAGGAGCGAGCGCTGCGGCGGTTGATGGGTGCGCAGGATACCGGTGGCGCCATCAAGGGTGAAGTGCGGGCCGATTTTTACTGGGGATTGGGCGAGGAAGGCGGCCATTATGCAGGGCGCATGCGCCAACAGGGACAAATGTGGGTGCTGCTGCCACGCACGGCCGGTGCGGGCGACTGA
- a CDS encoding PEP/pyruvate-binding domain-containing protein, with protein MTAEKVSTGLPALDEVLDGLRLGDNVVLNVDDIEEYRLFVTPYVKSALAAGRPVLYMRFGSHAPLLEPQDGLIIHELDPRAGFESFAVRIHNLITNAGRGTFYVFDSLSDLQSAWGTDQMVGNFFWVTCPYLFELDTIAYFALIRDRHSLKTLARIRDTTQVLLDVLSDDGRIHVHPLKVWQRHSPTMFLPHLMEDERFIPLADSYHATRLLSRCAPSTPDTARRHLDHWYRLFLQAEELAETEADSEQYGDMVRHLCRHMMGQDERMLALARENFSLDDLLAVKGRMIGTGFIGGKAVGMLLARDILLRDTEFDWSAHLEPHDSFFVGSNVYYTYIVHNGLWPLYVRQKTPEGYFEAAAELRAKMLEGSFPDEIRAGFQQMLEYFGQYPIIVRSSSLLEDGFGNAFAGKYDSFFCVNQGSPEQRLTQFEDAVRRIYASAMSEDALAYRRQRGLEHLDEQMALLTQRVSGTYRGHWYFPELAGVGVSYNTFVWDKDMDPRAGMLRLVLGLGTRAVDRVEGDYPRLVALDAPLKRPHKGFEDARRFLQRDVDLLDINSNSLETLPLLKLANSDTGLPLDLFATRDEEITRRLEERGRKGQKAWLLTFDQLLSETPFCEVMQRLLKTLEKAYDYPVDVEFTVNFSAGEPPRINVVQCRPLQTRGERQRVEVPDHQDDREVLLRSEGNFMGGNVSLPLRQIIWVDAAGYSRLPLSDKYEVARLVGRLNRRISREQEPTLLMGPGRWGSSTPALGVPISFAEINNMAALAEVAFSSEGLMPELSFGSHFFQDLVEADIFYLALFPEARNVFFNRNWVENQPNALEGMMPASSRFKSVVKIIRLDQQPLQLLADVVSQRLVCTLP; from the coding sequence ATGACTGCCGAAAAAGTGAGCACAGGCTTGCCTGCCCTTGACGAGGTTCTTGATGGTCTGCGTCTTGGCGACAATGTGGTGTTGAATGTCGACGATATCGAAGAATATCGGCTTTTCGTCACCCCCTACGTCAAAAGCGCCCTCGCCGCAGGGCGGCCGGTGCTCTACATGCGCTTCGGCAGCCACGCTCCCTTGCTGGAACCGCAAGACGGCCTTATCATCCACGAACTTGATCCACGTGCGGGGTTTGAGTCCTTCGCCGTGCGCATCCATAACCTGATCACCAACGCGGGACGCGGCACTTTCTATGTCTTTGATTCCCTGTCCGACTTGCAGTCGGCCTGGGGCACCGACCAGATGGTGGGTAACTTTTTCTGGGTAACCTGTCCCTATCTCTTCGAGCTCGACACCATTGCCTATTTTGCCCTGATTCGTGACCGTCATTCCCTGAAAACCCTTGCGCGTATCCGCGACACCACCCAGGTTCTGCTCGACGTGCTGAGCGATGATGGGCGCATTCACGTTCACCCTCTCAAAGTCTGGCAGCGCCACAGCCCGACCATGTTTCTGCCGCACCTCATGGAGGATGAGCGCTTTATCCCCTTGGCCGACAGCTACCACGCCACCCGCCTGCTCAGCCGTTGCGCGCCGTCAACACCCGACACGGCCCGCCGCCACCTCGACCACTGGTACCGGCTGTTCCTGCAAGCCGAAGAGTTGGCCGAAACCGAAGCCGACAGCGAGCAATACGGCGACATGGTGCGCCACCTGTGCCGCCACATGATGGGCCAGGACGAGCGTATGCTGGCCCTGGCGCGCGAGAATTTTTCACTCGACGACCTGCTGGCCGTCAAAGGGCGCATGATCGGCACCGGCTTCATCGGCGGCAAGGCGGTGGGCATGCTGCTGGCGCGCGACATCCTGCTGCGTGACACCGAATTCGACTGGTCCGCGCACCTGGAGCCCCATGATTCCTTTTTTGTCGGCTCCAATGTCTATTACACCTACATTGTGCATAACGGGCTCTGGCCCCTTTACGTCCGCCAGAAAACCCCCGAGGGCTACTTTGAGGCTGCCGCCGAATTGCGCGCCAAGATGCTCGAAGGCAGCTTTCCCGACGAGATCCGCGCCGGGTTCCAGCAGATGCTTGAATACTTCGGCCAGTATCCCATCATCGTACGCTCCAGTTCCCTGCTCGAAGATGGTTTTGGCAATGCCTTTGCCGGTAAGTACGACAGCTTTTTCTGCGTCAACCAGGGCAGTCCCGAGCAACGCTTGACCCAGTTCGAGGACGCCGTGCGGCGCATCTACGCCAGCGCCATGAGCGAAGACGCCCTCGCCTACCGCCGCCAGCGTGGCCTGGAACACCTCGACGAACAAATGGCACTGCTCACCCAGCGTGTATCGGGCACCTATCGCGGACACTGGTATTTTCCCGAACTGGCCGGGGTCGGCGTGTCCTACAACACCTTCGTATGGGACAAGGACATGGATCCACGTGCCGGCATGCTGCGGCTGGTGCTGGGCCTGGGCACGCGTGCCGTCGACCGGGTCGAGGGCGACTATCCGCGCCTGGTGGCCCTGGATGCGCCCCTCAAGCGTCCCCACAAAGGCTTCGAGGATGCACGGCGCTTTCTCCAGCGCGATGTGGACCTGCTCGACATCAACAGCAATTCTCTGGAGACCCTGCCGCTGCTCAAGCTGGCCAACAGCGACACCGGATTGCCCCTCGACCTGTTCGCCACGCGCGACGAGGAAATCACCCGCAGGCTGGAAGAACGTGGCCGCAAGGGACAAAAGGCCTGGCTGCTGACCTTTGATCAACTGCTTTCAGAAACGCCCTTCTGCGAAGTAATGCAGCGGCTGCTCAAAACCCTGGAAAAGGCTTACGACTATCCCGTGGACGTGGAATTCACCGTCAACTTCAGCGCCGGCGAGCCGCCGCGCATCAACGTTGTTCAGTGCCGGCCTTTGCAGACCCGCGGCGAGCGCCAACGGGTTGAGGTCCCCGACCATCAGGATGATCGCGAGGTGCTGTTACGCAGCGAGGGCAACTTCATGGGCGGCAATGTCAGCCTGCCCCTGCGACAGATCATCTGGGTCGATGCCGCAGGCTACAGCCGCCTGCCCCTGAGCGACAAGTACGAGGTTGCGCGCCTGGTCGGCCGCCTCAACCGCCGCATCAGCCGCGAGCAAGAGCCGACTCTGCTCATGGGTCCGGGCCGCTGGGGCAGCAGCACTCCGGCTTTGGGCGTGCCCATCTCCTTTGCCGAGATCAACAACATGGCGGCCCTGGCCGAAGTCGCATTCAGCAGCGAGGGTCTGATGCCCGAGCTTTCCTTCGGCTCGCATTTCTTTCAGGATCTGGTGGAAGCCGACATCTTCTACCTGGCGTTGTTTCCCGAAGCGCGCAATGTCTTTTTCAACCGCAACTGGGTGGAAAATCAGCCCAATGCCCTCGAAGGCATGATGCCGGCGAGCAGTCGCTTCAAGAGCGTGGTCAAAATCATTCGCCTCGATCAACAGCCCCTGCAACTTCTGGCCGACGTGGTCAGCCAGCGTCTGGTATGCACACTGCCCTGA